The proteins below come from a single Methanothrix thermoacetophila PT genomic window:
- a CDS encoding permease — MQDIIYAALSAGLESLLEYLSAHVLTCLIPAFFIAGAISALLKKEIILKYFGADASKWVCYPVAAISGTVLAVCSCTILPMFAGIERKGAGIGPAIAFLFSGPAINLMAIVLTARVLGLDIGIARAIAAVTMAVLIGLVMSFVFPGERRSSSRNPSPKDGSVSRTTLLFIGVLIAILLVATSSAIVAVPKIAILSALILIAAYIMWRYYTPLERRTFLGETWWLAKRIFPLLLAGTFVVGVIGYFLPMDLIKMIMGSNSFISCLTASLIGAVLYMPTLLEVPIVGTLFGYSSGVTAPGPALALLLAGPSLSLPNMIVIARVIGPRKAGVYIALVVMISTLIGMIYGALVS; from the coding sequence TTGCAGGATATCATTTACGCAGCTCTGAGCGCGGGTCTTGAGAGCCTTCTCGAGTACCTCTCGGCGCATGTGCTTACATGTCTGATTCCGGCGTTCTTCATAGCTGGAGCTATATCCGCGCTCTTGAAGAAGGAAATAATCCTGAAGTACTTCGGCGCAGACGCTTCTAAATGGGTTTGCTATCCGGTCGCGGCGATATCGGGCACTGTGCTCGCAGTCTGCAGCTGTACGATACTCCCGATGTTCGCAGGAATAGAGCGGAAGGGCGCCGGCATAGGCCCTGCCATCGCATTTCTCTTCTCCGGCCCGGCCATCAACCTGATGGCGATCGTTCTGACCGCCAGGGTTCTGGGTCTGGATATAGGGATTGCAAGAGCAATCGCAGCTGTAACAATGGCAGTGCTCATAGGGCTCGTGATGTCATTTGTGTTTCCAGGAGAGAGAAGAAGCTCCTCCAGAAATCCCAGCCCAAAGGACGGCTCTGTGAGCAGGACCACTCTGCTCTTTATAGGAGTGCTCATCGCCATACTTCTCGTAGCCACATCGAGCGCGATAGTTGCAGTGCCGAAGATCGCGATACTCTCAGCGCTGATACTTATCGCGGCATACATTATGTGGAGGTACTACACGCCTCTGGAGAGACGCACATTCCTCGGCGAGACCTGGTGGCTCGCGAAGAGGATATTCCCGCTGCTTCTCGCGGGCACGTTCGTGGTGGGTGTGATCGGATACTTCCTGCCCATGGATCTGATAAAGATGATCATGGGGTCGAACAGCTTTATATCGTGCCTAACAGCCTCCCTCATAGGCGCCGTGCTCTACATGCCAACACTGCTCGAGGTCCCCATAGTCGGGACGCTCTTCGGTTACAGCTCAGGCGTCACAGCCCCGGGTCCCGCGCTGGCGCTTCTCCTCGCCGGCCCATCCCTGAGCCTCCCGAACATGATTGTGATTGCGAGGGTCATAGGTCCCAGAAAGGCCGGAGTGTATATCGCGCTGGTGGTGATGATCTCGACGCTCATCGGCATGATCTATGGAGCTCTGGTCTCCTAA
- a CDS encoding ArsR/SmtB family transcription factor, with the protein MLSVPRLEMQVRIFGALADPIRIKILLLLSDGERCVCEILPAFERSQSTISKHLSILYNAGLLDRRIEGNRTIYSIKNRRVVELLETADAIAIAHLSSLVESEGD; encoded by the coding sequence ATGCTCTCTGTTCCAAGGCTGGAGATGCAGGTCCGCATATTCGGCGCGCTCGCCGACCCGATCCGAATAAAAATCCTCCTGCTCCTCTCTGATGGGGAGAGGTGCGTGTGCGAGATACTCCCTGCATTTGAGAGATCCCAGTCAACGATATCGAAGCACCTGAGCATTCTCTACAATGCAGGGCTTCTCGATCGCAGGATCGAGGGAAACAGGACGATCTACAGCATAAAGAACAGACGGGTCGTAGAGCTTCTCGAGACCGCAGATGCGATAGCTATTGCACATCTTTCCAGTCTCGTGGAGTCCGAAGGTGATTGA
- a CDS encoding response regulator, producing the protein MDKLRRVLLVEDNDAHAVLIQRIFEENGSAWSVSRVSTLADAMRFLDENQDSLPDIVIADYRLPDGTGLDLTRGAATPEDVGFPLIILTGVGSERLAVQTMKSGAMDYVVKSSEDLRQLPSTASRILNEWSTLMERRRTEMEIAKCVSDLEADKLNLDEFMDRISHELEEAITTIKETNTRIRKRLSDNIDEEILNDLYRVESAAERAGMLTDKLFEYLLPLYFDSSLVRLYMQNLEELKSRKEEQT; encoded by the coding sequence ATGGATAAGCTCCGGAGGGTTCTTCTGGTTGAGGATAACGATGCTCATGCTGTGCTCATCCAGAGGATATTTGAGGAGAACGGCTCGGCCTGGAGCGTATCGCGGGTCTCGACCCTCGCAGATGCTATGAGATTTCTTGATGAAAACCAGGACTCCCTGCCAGATATCGTCATTGCCGACTACAGGCTGCCGGACGGCACAGGTCTCGATCTTACGAGAGGCGCTGCTACTCCTGAGGATGTAGGCTTTCCTCTCATAATACTGACAGGCGTTGGATCTGAGAGGCTTGCTGTGCAGACAATGAAGTCTGGTGCCATGGATTATGTCGTGAAGAGCTCTGAAGATCTCCGTCAGCTCCCCTCCACTGCGAGCAGAATTCTGAATGAGTGGAGCACTCTGATGGAGAGAAGAAGAACTGAGATGGAGATCGCAAAGTGTGTCTCAGATCTTGAAGCCGATAAATTGAACCTCGATGAGTTCATGGACAGGATATCGCATGAGCTGGAAGAGGCGATCACCACCATAAAGGAGACAAACACCAGGATCAGGAAGAGGCTTAGCGATAACATCGATGAGGAGATACTCAACGATCTCTACAGAGTCGAGAGCGCTGCTGAGAGGGCTGGCATGCTCACCGACAAGCTCTTTGAGTACCTGCTGCCGCTGTACTTCGACAGCTCCCTCGTGAGGCTCTACATGCAGAACCTGGAGGAGCTGAAGAGCAGGAAGGAAGAACAAACGTAG